The following are from one region of the Endozoicomonas sp. 4G genome:
- a CDS encoding type II toxin-antitoxin system RelE/ParE family toxin: MEFVEASVFTKIITQLMSDDDYCAMQEAMIAQPDIGSVIKGTGGLRKFRWKLGDSGKRGGVRTIYYWQVSEDTFYMLYAYTKSRQTDLTSAEKKVLSELAREFCNE; this comes from the coding sequence ATGGAATTTGTAGAAGCCAGTGTATTTACCAAAATCATCACTCAACTCATGTCTGACGATGATTATTGTGCCATGCAGGAAGCTATGATTGCACAGCCTGATATTGGTAGCGTCATCAAAGGAACAGGAGGGCTGCGTAAGTTCCGCTGGAAGTTGGGTGACTCTGGCAAGCGCGGTGGTGTAAGGACCATCTATTACTGGCAAGTCAGTGAAGATACCTTCTACATGCTGTATGCCTACACTAAAAGCCGACAAACAGACTTAACCAGTGCCGAGAAAAAAGTACTGTCAGAACTAGCGAGGGAGTTTTGCAATGAGTGA
- the nadS gene encoding NadS family protein, which yields MSDHEFNFDELVESVKEAIDINKGIKKPSRSFKYEEIDVVAIRKATHLSQEKFAALIGVSIKTVQGWEQKVRKPLGPARSLLIMFRNDPKQAMALLHQ from the coding sequence ATGAGTGACCATGAATTTAACTTTGATGAGTTGGTGGAGAGCGTCAAGGAAGCGATCGACATTAACAAAGGCATTAAAAAGCCTTCACGGTCGTTCAAATATGAGGAAATTGATGTTGTGGCTATCAGAAAGGCTACACACCTCTCACAGGAGAAGTTTGCGGCTCTGATTGGAGTGAGCATCAAGACGGTGCAGGGATGGGAGCAAAAAGTGAGAAAACCGCTCGGGCCGGCCAGATCATTATTGATTATGTTTCGTAACGACCCTAAGCAGGCCATGGCCTTACTTCACCAGTGA
- a CDS encoding flagellar protein FlhE produces MADPFNSSTTTGAWAGSVVGPTLYHKGEFYNSSRMGSPTAIPTNATVTFVYWSWNITNKPEGLIVYLCDSIGGCLRVTDYQSAGSEDFRGRSANAEYYFAFGVPGSGSIFPVPSGMKNNLVVNWTSNN; encoded by the coding sequence ATGGCAGACCCTTTTAATTCCTCTACTACTACCGGAGCATGGGCTGGCTCTGTAGTCGGGCCGACTCTTTATCACAAAGGGGAGTTCTATAATTCCTCACGGATGGGATCACCAACAGCCATTCCAACCAATGCCACCGTTACCTTTGTTTACTGGAGTTGGAACATTACCAATAAACCAGAAGGGCTGATTGTGTATCTCTGCGATTCTATCGGTGGTTGTTTAAGAGTCACTGACTATCAATCAGCTGGTAGCGAGGATTTCCGTGGGCGCTCTGCAAACGCAGAGTACTATTTTGCTTTTGGTGTTCCTGGTAGCGGCAGTATCTTTCCAGTGCCTTCTGGTATGAAAAATAACCTTGTCGTGAACTGGACAAGCAATAACTGA